Part of the Acidobacteriota bacterium genome is shown below.
CCTTGCAAGGCGAGTTCGCGCGCGCCGCGCTCGCGCGCCGCGCAAACGATCGAGAAGCGACGGAGACGATGTACCTGGTGCTCGCGCCCGGCACGGCGGCCGAGCGTTTACTCAGCGGTGCCGACGCCGCACTCTACATCGTTGCTCGTATCCGCGGGCCGCTGCGCGCGGCGGCCGCGGCGGCGGGCTGGCTGCC
Proteins encoded:
- a CDS encoding DCC1-like thiol-disulfide oxidoreductase family protein, encoding MCNRLVRMILRRDPTGIFHFAPLQGEFARAALARRANDREATETMYLVLAPGTAAERLLSGADAALYIVARIRGPLRAAAAAAGWLPRSLRKSIYSLIAHRRYRWFGKYEQCPLPEAQWKDRFLD